Part of the Shewanella eurypsychrophilus genome is shown below.
AAATTCACGACCAAAGGTGAAATTATCCTGACGGTGCGCATACTAAGCCAGAGTGAAGACCTATTTGATATTGAATTTTCGATATCAGACACGGGAGAGGGGATAGCGGCAAATAAATTAGAGCACATCTTTACCGATTTCAGCCAAGCGGAATCCTCAACCTCAAGACGGTTTGGCGGCACAGGGCTAGGCTTAAGCATCTGTACCCATTTAATCGAACTTATGGGCAGCAAGCTGCAGGTACAAAGCGAATTAGGCCAAGGAAGCCGTTTTTACTTTAGCCTACAAATGAAACAGGGTGACAGCCTAGCTCAAACAACAGGTTCACCTCAGTCCATAAGCGTACTGGTTGTAGATGACTGCGCTATGGTCAGGGATGTATTACAAACAATGGCGCAATCAAATGGATGGCACTGTGATTGTGTGAGTAGTGGCGAAGAGGCATTAGCACGACTCGAACAAGATGATTATCCAGACTACCAAGTCGTACTCATGGATTGGAAAATGCCCGGTATTGATGGCATGGAGACAACTCGGCGCATTCGACAATTTACCGATCTTCAAGGCTGTACTCCTGTTGTGATTATGGTCACAGCTCATGGACGTGAAATGTTAGAAGGCTCTAACGAAGACCGTAACCTTCTTGATGGTTTTTTAATTAAGCCTATTACTAATTCCATGCTGCAACAATCGGTAAAAGAAGCGCTCGACTATGAAGCAAATACTTCAAGCCAGATGATCAATGGAAGCCATCGCTTACAGGGACTACATTTACTCGTTGTCGAAGATAACTTACTCAATCAACAAGTTGCTTTAGAGTTGTTAGAATCTAATGGAGCCAAAGTCACCCTTGCTTCCGGTGGTGTAGAAGGGAAAATGCTCGCATTAGCGGCGGATGAACCTTTCGATGCTATTTTAATGGATATGCAGATGCCTGATATCGACGGTTTAGAAGCCACCCGTCAAATCCGTCGACACGACAGAATGTTGTCAGTGCCCATTATCGCAATGACGGCAAATGCAATGCAGTCAGACAAGGATGCTTGCTTAGAAGTGGGCATGGTGGACCATATCAGTAAGCCTATCGAATTAGAGAACATGCTGATGACGATTCAGCGCCATACAAAAAGTAACTTCACAAATATCGAGATACTCCCAAACACTCAAGTTAATGATACTCAGCATATTTTAGATGCAAAGCAAGCCATTAATCGCTTAAACGGAGAGCGACAACTCTATATTAAATTAATCAGTGTCTTTCGAGATGATTCCCAAAAGCAACTACAAGGGATAAAACTCGGCTTTCAAGAGAATAACATCAAAGTCGCAGCCAACAGTTTACATACCTTAAAAGGTCTTGCTGGAACCATGGGAGCCATTGAATTGCAAGCTATTACCACTCAGATTGAGGTGAATGTAAAACAACTAATAACCGATAAAGACACACCAACTGACTCAATACGCTGGATCAGCAGCATTGAAAATGCCTTAGAGCAGGTATTCACTCAACTTGATATAGAGTTTCCCAATACTGAAAATAAAACGGTTAAAGCGCTCTCTGTGGCGCAATAAGGCTCGTTTACAATCTTGTATGCAAATAAGTATCCTTCATCAACTGCTGTTCTTGTCTAACCCTATGATTAAAAACTATCCATACTGCTGGCTATATCGTTATAGTGGAAATAGATGATTAGTCACCTTTAAAGGAACTCAGATGACAGCAGATGTGAATACGGGTACAGCAAACGTAAATAGAAGCGCCCAGATAAGCTCTGCGATGCCTACAATCCTGATAACTGGCGCATCTAAAGGCGTAGGTGCAGCCTGTGTGCATCAGTTTGCTCAAGCCTTTCCAGATGGAGTGAACCTTGCCCTAGTAGCAAGAGGCTTAACAGGCTTACAAGAGCTTGAAGCTAAGCTAGAACAATATCCCAACGCTAAACTATTAACCCTATCGGCAGATATCGCGTGTCTTCAGGCATGTAAGACCATCATTGAAGAGACGGTTGAAACTTTTGGCAGCATCAATGTACTGATCAACAATGCCGGACTTCACCATCGAGGAGATTTTAGCCAACAAACACCGGAACAGATAGCTGCAATGGTGGATGTAAACCTAAGATCGCCTCTTTATCTATCGGCATTGGTGTTGCCTCATATGCCTCAATCTGGCCCTAAGGCCATTGTTATGGTGGGATCGTTGGCAGGCCGCGCCCCTCTACAGGGCGCTTCGACTTACAGCTCCACTAAGTCAGGATTGAGAGCCTTTACATATGCCTTGAGTGATGAACTTAGGGATAAAAATATCAATGTGGCAGTTGTATCACCAGGCCCCATAGACACCAGTTTTATTATGGATGAAATTGATGAAGTCGAAGATATCGTCTACTCACAACCCATGAGCACGCCTAAACAAGTCGCCGAGGCTGTAGTGAGCCTGGCTAAAGGTAAGCAAACCGAAATTGCCATGCCCTGGTTTAGCGGCAAACTCACCACATTAGGTTATCTTTTCCCCAGTTTTCGCCGCGCAAGTCGCAGCTTGCTCTACCGTATAGGTCGTAAGAACAAAGATAAATACCGTCGAAGGCAGACTTAATATTTCGATCAACACATCTCAGCCAATTTCACACTCATCGACTATATTTAATTCTGTCTGGTTCCATTAAATGTCCGAATATATGTCGATATATTTTAATCAAATACGTACACAGAGGGGCTGTCAGTCTTACCTTATTGGCTGTCATGACACTGGTTCAGCTATTTTAATCGATCCCGAAACCAGTCAAATTGAGCATTACTTAGGACTTCTTAACCATGATGGCCTTAGCCTTCAGTATATTCTCGATACTCACACCCATGCGGATCATTTCTCTGCCAGCAAACAATTGGCAAACATGCTGAAAGTTCCCATCATCATGCACAGTGCCAGTTCAGCACCTTTTGTAAATATGCATGTCGATGACGGCGAGATGATAAAAGTGGGTAAATTACAGTTAACCATAATGCACACGCCGGGTCATACCGCAGACTCTATATCTATCATCATGAAGGACAGAGTTTTCACCGGAGACACCCTACTGATTGGTGGAACAGGAAGAACCGATCTGCCCACTGGAGATCCCGAGCAGCTATACACCAGTTTGTTTAGTGGATTACTCAAACTCGATCCCGAATTAAAAGTCTATCCAGCCCATATCTACTCCCAACGGCTCCATAGCAGCATAGGTGAAGAGTTAGCAAATAACCCCAGACTTCAGAAGCGGAACAAAGCAGAATTTATAACACTAATGCGCGCAGTCGAACTCAACACACCGGAACACTTAACCGAATCCTTACGCACCAACTTAACGGGTGCTAAGTCCGTAGAATGCTTACTCGATGAAGCTAGCAACGACATCACTTTCATCCAAGCCAAGCAGCTGTATATTCATACACAAACCGACTCGAATGAATTTATGATTATAGATGTTCGCGAGCAGGAGGCTTTTAGCCAAGGTCATATCAAGGACGCCGTAAATATTCCTCGAGGTCAGTTAGAGTTTAAGGTGAACGAATTATTGCCAGATCCCACAAAACGTATCGCTGTGTATTGTGAGTCTGGTAGCTTATCGACCTTAGCCACAGCAACCTTAAGAAGGTTGGGCTACTCACATGCTATAGCACTAGAGCAAGGTGTAAATGCCTGGATACAACTCGGTTACCCGCTAATGAAAAGCTCAAATAAATAGATATTTGGCCATCTGTTACTTCGCAAGACATACAATAATTGTTTACTTTTTCCACGCGTGTCGATTATAGTTCGCACGTTCAATATAGAGATGAAATCCGATAATTTTTGTTGAACAGAACAAATACGAATCGTTTATAAATTTAAAAATACACAGGGGTAACAAGTGGCCAAACACAATGAAAGAACTGCCATTATCGAGCATGATAATAAGCGTGGCACAATCAAGGACAATGCATTGAAAGCCTTAGTCACTAGCGAACTTTTCAGGATGCGAGTCGAAAAGCCGAAAAAAGGCAAAGGGTCTTACAACCGCAAACAAAAGGGGCATATGCTGAAAGGCAATGCCCCTTTCGACTTTTTAACCTTCAACGAAATTTAAAATCACCTTCTCAATTCAGCTGAAAAAACTCACTTCCTTCTGAAAAAACCTATCAAAACCTTCATCTTTATTAGCAGTAAATAAATTAGATTTTCAATTGACAGCTCACCTTAAGAGATACACTATCAATGTTCACTTAATCTCCAAATTTAGGAACACGGTTTAGTCCATGCTTTTAACTCAATCTCAAACAAGTCTCCACTTTAAACAGGTATCGACTCTGCTGCGACTCCTCGCAATGGATATCAATACCCGAGTGAATACTTGTGTGTGGCTTAATCAGCCCGCGGATGAGATGGAATAGAAAACTAGCCTAAACCATTACCCAGCCGCAGAAGATAGCAATGCGGCAGATAACTCCCCTTCTCCGCTCCCCTCTCTTCACGGCTTACCACAAATTTGATGACCAAGACTCATGTCTTGCTTCACATTCTTAATGTCAGCAATAAGCGAGGTCCACGATGACAATGCAAGTCCCTGCAACAGTACCCAAGTTGGTTCCTGTAGCCTTTTTATCTGTGGTGTTAATCTGGTCTACCACACCACTGGGGATTGTCTGGAGCAGTGGATCTGTTCACCCGACAATGGCCGTGTTGCTGAGGATGCTTATCGCCTTAAGTTTAGGCTTCATGATCTTACTCATCACTCGCATCCGGTTGCCTTTTAGTCGAGCCGCTATCAAGCTCTATTGTGTATCATCGATTGGCATTGTCGGTGGTATGTTGCTCAGTTACTTTGCTGCCAGATATATAGCATCGGGAACCATGTCACTTATCTTTGGCTTATCACCGTTAATCTCGGGTCTTTTAGCACAAAAGATACTCGGCGAAGATAAGTTTGGACCGATGAAACTTATCGCCTTTACTTTCGCCTTTATCGGCCTTGGAATTGTATGCTCATCTAAGCTGGCATTAAGTGCAGATAGCTGGATTGGTTTACTGCTGATCTTAACCGCTGTATTTCTATTTAGCCTAAGCGGCGTACTAATTAAAACCGTAAAAATAAATATTCACCCCATAGCGAGCACAGTCGGAGCCCTGTTATTTTCAACGCCGCTATTTGTATTTGCTTGGCTGATATTTGATGGCAGCTTACCCATAGAGACGTGGCAGGAAAAGTCACTATGGTCAATTCTCTACTTAGGTGTATTTGGCTCATTAATTGGCTTTATCTCTTATTTCTATATATTGCAAAACCTCAAGGCGAGTACTGTCGCCCTGGTGACTCTAATCACCCCTGTTTTTGCCATGATGCTCGGCGCTACACTTAATGGGGAGGTGATAACCAATGCGTTGATTATTGGCGCTATCTTCGTGATCTGCGGACTTGGCTTGTATCAATTTGGTGACAAGGCCTCAGTCATTGTTAGTCAGAAGTTAGCCAAGAAGCCTTAGAAGCCCTAAAGGAAGTGATAGATTTGAAATTGTTAATCAAGGCTGCTTACTGGCTAAGCAGCTGGTAGGCGTAACTTGCTATCAATAAGATAACGACAATTCCCCCTAATCTGGAAAATACTCCTAACGCCGTGATGAGCTGCCTGGTTTTACCATCTGAGCTGTCTGTGTTACCCGAAGGTTTAACACGTGGATTAACGGCCACACCTTGAATACTGGCATCAAAGGCGTTGAGTTTACTGTCTAGTTTAGTCTCTATTCGAAACAAGATGCAGTCCCCAACCTTTGGTTGCCTGCTCATATGCTTTAGCGCCGAGATCTGAATGGCAACTATCTGTTCACTGGCGGGTCCATGTAAGGTCGCAACATCACTATGCGCCTTATCTGGTTTAATGGATCCTAAGCCTTTACCCTCATCCCAATGGGTTAATTGACCTGTTAATCTGATATTTTGCATATGTGTATCGACTTCTATTCTATTATTCTATCTTTGCCTAGTAATGAGCATAATCAGGTCACAGTCTACGACTATTTTTAATGTCATTCATTGCCTGTAACTTCTGTTGAAACTGACTATCTAACTTGAACCATAGATCTCCGGTCGGAGCGACATCTTTCATCACTGTGTATTTGCCTATCTTACCGATATAATAGCGCGAGAAACGTCCGGCCATAAAAGAGGTTTGGGCATATATTTTGCCATTGCCGACAGAGTTACATTTTATCTTAAATGCCGACGTTTCTGAGATCGAGAAGTCTATGATATCGATCAGCTCTCCTTTGACCTTAATCGACTCTTTAGAAAGGATCTCGAGCATCTCACTGTAGTGAGTATTGCCCTCGCATACGCCAGGGATTTTCACCCAAGTGCCTAACACTTGTGGGAGTAACACCTTATGCGGATCCTGATTATCTGCATTGATATAGAGTCCAAGCCCTGCCCCGCCCACCAGTAAAAAAAGCAAAAAACCAAATACTATTCTCTTGTTATGATCTGCAGCGTTCGACATTCTTTAAGGCCTTCATTTTACTGATCATATGTCACAACACTCTAAAGAGAAATATGAGTATCAAGACGAAATATCAGTTCAGAAAATATCGGTTAAAGTTACCTTATTAAAGGTTAAACATCCATAACATACTGTTAAAAAACGGTTAATCAATCTATTCCAATCAGTGCTAAATATTAAATCCTGGTGCTGTGGCGACATATTATATCCATGAATATAAGAGTTATCAGGTTAATCACGACCAATTAAAGGATAAGTAAGCGGGGAACACTAAGCCTATTAGGCTCTCATTCCCAGCTTAACAGGAGGAATCACTTGGATTTGCTCTATAACTGACGGTCATTAGTTATACCCAAGAATGAAATCCTTCTCCAAATTGATCACATCTTCTGCATTACAGTTAAC
Proteins encoded:
- a CDS encoding SDR family NAD(P)-dependent oxidoreductase encodes the protein MTADVNTGTANVNRSAQISSAMPTILITGASKGVGAACVHQFAQAFPDGVNLALVARGLTGLQELEAKLEQYPNAKLLTLSADIACLQACKTIIEETVETFGSINVLINNAGLHHRGDFSQQTPEQIAAMVDVNLRSPLYLSALVLPHMPQSGPKAIVMVGSLAGRAPLQGASTYSSTKSGLRAFTYALSDELRDKNINVAVVSPGPIDTSFIMDEIDEVEDIVYSQPMSTPKQVAEAVVSLAKGKQTEIAMPWFSGKLTTLGYLFPSFRRASRSLLYRIGRKNKDKYRRRQT
- a CDS encoding CHASE3 domain-containing protein, with amino-acid sequence MSKWFKWFKWNVGKKIGLGFALSLIFIVIIAVTSYQSTLKLVETSQWKTHTHQVLKALKDVISSMQDAETGQRGYLITGEERYLEPYYLAQQNIDRDFKTLFKLTQDNPSQQTRLKILEPLIHGPNGKFTELKQTIDIRRNQGFEPALAIVLSDKGKLIMDEIRSQIDEMTLVEEQLLVQRTNDAISTVENTKIAMTSVSLLALVMLTFVGFVITRNIAAPLEKISKVAKRITQGDLLAKIEINARADEVGILARSLSTMTHSLAKNTSLLKEALSEAENANQTKSEFLANMSHEIRTPMNGILGMLKLLQHTVLSKRQNDYTLKAQTATVSLLSIINDILDFSKIEAGKMTIENGRFELEDIMGELSVILSTNLQEKSIELLYNIDPNIPTSLIGDSLRIKQVLLNLAGNALKFTTKGEIILTVRILSQSEDLFDIEFSISDTGEGIAANKLEHIFTDFSQAESSTSRRFGGTGLGLSICTHLIELMGSKLQVQSELGQGSRFYFSLQMKQGDSLAQTTGSPQSISVLVVDDCAMVRDVLQTMAQSNGWHCDCVSSGEEALARLEQDDYPDYQVVLMDWKMPGIDGMETTRRIRQFTDLQGCTPVVIMVTAHGREMLEGSNEDRNLLDGFLIKPITNSMLQQSVKEALDYEANTSSQMINGSHRLQGLHLLVVEDNLLNQQVALELLESNGAKVTLASGGVEGKMLALAADEPFDAILMDMQMPDIDGLEATRQIRRHDRMLSVPIIAMTANAMQSDKDACLEVGMVDHISKPIELENMLMTIQRHTKSNFTNIEILPNTQVNDTQHILDAKQAINRLNGERQLYIKLISVFRDDSQKQLQGIKLGFQENNIKVAANSLHTLKGLAGTMGAIELQAITTQIEVNVKQLITDKDTPTDSIRWISSIENALEQVFTQLDIEFPNTENKTVKALSVAQ
- a CDS encoding cold shock domain-containing protein translates to MQNIRLTGQLTHWDEGKGLGSIKPDKAHSDVATLHGPASEQIVAIQISALKHMSRQPKVGDCILFRIETKLDSKLNAFDASIQGVAVNPRVKPSGNTDSSDGKTRQLITALGVFSRLGGIVVILLIASYAYQLLSQ
- a CDS encoding DMT family transporter, whose amino-acid sequence is MTMQVPATVPKLVPVAFLSVVLIWSTTPLGIVWSSGSVHPTMAVLLRMLIALSLGFMILLITRIRLPFSRAAIKLYCVSSIGIVGGMLLSYFAARYIASGTMSLIFGLSPLISGLLAQKILGEDKFGPMKLIAFTFAFIGLGIVCSSKLALSADSWIGLLLILTAVFLFSLSGVLIKTVKINIHPIASTVGALLFSTPLFVFAWLIFDGSLPIETWQEKSLWSILYLGVFGSLIGFISYFYILQNLKASTVALVTLITPVFAMMLGATLNGEVITNALIIGAIFVICGLGLYQFGDKASVIVSQKLAKKP
- a CDS encoding ribosome alternative rescue factor ArfA, with the translated sequence MAKHNERTAIIEHDNKRGTIKDNALKALVTSELFRMRVEKPKKGKGSYNRKQKGHMLKGNAPFDFLTFNEI
- a CDS encoding MBL fold metallo-hydrolase; its protein translation is MSEYMSIYFNQIRTQRGCQSYLIGCHDTGSAILIDPETSQIEHYLGLLNHDGLSLQYILDTHTHADHFSASKQLANMLKVPIIMHSASSAPFVNMHVDDGEMIKVGKLQLTIMHTPGHTADSISIIMKDRVFTGDTLLIGGTGRTDLPTGDPEQLYTSLFSGLLKLDPELKVYPAHIYSQRLHSSIGEELANNPRLQKRNKAEFITLMRAVELNTPEHLTESLRTNLTGAKSVECLLDEASNDITFIQAKQLYIHTQTDSNEFMIIDVREQEAFSQGHIKDAVNIPRGQLEFKVNELLPDPTKRIAVYCESGSLSTLATATLRRLGYSHAIALEQGVNAWIQLGYPLMKSSNK